A genomic stretch from Nitrospiraceae bacterium includes:
- a CDS encoding HEAT repeat domain-containing protein produces MATQPETTRSINPFIGLLGLGLIVAGIWIWNHLTFDTQDYITEEILPIFVSLLVLGIGVWVGTKKWRARKERLQLRDRLLQRFQKEPSAQKRRDLAFTLIEVNQFEAEGLETVAEPMAELFIWTLKTALGDKQHRIRGMSASYLGILKHQASIPLLIRALEDDHAHVRACAALALGRMRAQDAKAKLEEKMKEDWDQTVRSRSREALERIR; encoded by the coding sequence ATGGCCACACAACCCGAAACAACCCGTTCCATCAACCCGTTTATCGGCCTGTTAGGTCTGGGCCTGATCGTAGCAGGCATATGGATTTGGAATCATCTGACTTTTGACACCCAGGATTACATTACCGAGGAGATCCTCCCCATATTCGTTAGCCTTCTTGTCTTAGGAATAGGCGTATGGGTTGGCACCAAAAAATGGCGTGCTCGCAAAGAACGCCTTCAGCTTCGCGATCGGCTCCTCCAACGCTTTCAAAAAGAACCTTCAGCCCAAAAACGGCGGGATCTGGCCTTTACTCTGATTGAAGTGAACCAATTTGAAGCAGAAGGATTGGAGACCGTCGCCGAACCGATGGCGGAACTCTTTATTTGGACATTGAAGACGGCACTTGGTGACAAACAACATCGCATACGAGGAATGTCAGCCAGTTACCTGGGGATCTTGAAACATCAAGCCTCGATCCCGTTGTTGATTCGTGCGTTGGAAGATGACCATGCCCATGTACGAGCCTGCGCGGCATTGGCCCTGGGCCGCATGCGGGCTCAAGATGCGAAGGCGAAACTGGAAGAAAAGATGAAAGAAGACTGGGACCAGACGGTGCGCAGCCGTTCCCGAGAAGCATTGGAACGAATACGATAG
- a CDS encoding MBL fold metallo-hydrolase — protein MKLTILGSGTNIHPTRAAAGYVFETDRPILLDFGPRTLSNLLQTGIDRHTIQHLLFTHYHADHFSDFIPFFFDAVCQSKFAQVRPDLIIYGPPGTQRLFRTIFRTFPSFSDPPFRVILKEVKDRPFLIGHTQITPLPMTHSEQQVCLGYRLEYQGRSAAVSGDAMASPNLVRLCRDADLAVLDCSFSSHQPGGSHMHAEECGTVAEEANIKKLVLSHFYEAADQSNVVAQARRFFSGPIIKGKDLQALQVGRESRMV, from the coding sequence ATGAAGCTCACCATACTAGGTTCAGGAACCAATATTCATCCTACCCGCGCTGCGGCCGGGTATGTATTCGAGACGGACCGGCCTATTCTACTGGATTTTGGTCCAAGAACGCTCTCAAATTTATTACAAACCGGCATCGATCGCCATACGATTCAACACCTACTCTTTACCCATTACCATGCGGACCATTTTTCTGATTTTATTCCATTTTTCTTTGATGCCGTATGCCAATCAAAGTTCGCGCAGGTTCGACCGGATCTCATAATTTATGGTCCTCCCGGGACTCAACGACTCTTTCGGACGATTTTCCGGACATTCCCCAGTTTTTCTGATCCGCCCTTTCGAGTAATCCTCAAAGAAGTCAAGGATCGGCCGTTTTTGATTGGCCACACACAAATTACGCCGTTGCCCATGACCCATTCTGAGCAACAGGTCTGTCTCGGTTATCGTCTTGAGTATCAGGGCCGGTCAGCGGCTGTTTCGGGAGATGCGATGGCCTCACCGAACCTGGTTCGCTTATGTCGTGATGCTGATCTGGCGGTCTTGGACTGCTCTTTTTCGTCGCATCAACCAGGTGGATCCCATATGCATGCAGAAGAATGCGGAACAGTCGCAGAAGAAGCCAATATCAAAAAACTTGTTCTTTCACATTTTTATGAAGCAGCCGATCAGTCGAATGTCGTAGCTCAAGCCCGCCGATTTTTTTCAGGACCCATCATCAAAGGCAAAGATCTTCAAGCCTTGCAAGTCGGGAGGGAATCTCGGATGGTCTAG
- a CDS encoding ABC transporter permease, protein MNEQIQEVLALTNRWVKRLSREKFSMLFTLIQPMLFWLIFFGNLFQRAADIQVVQAPNYMSFLAAGVVVMTVLNNGLAGGVDLLFDKENGFLERLMATPIRRSSVILSRFLFVMAITAMQILVILGVAFLFGVSAETGILGIALILVIGMLFGVGLTAISMAMAFSVKSHGDFFSVLGFLSLPMIFLSSALVPLAAMPGWMKSLAFFNPMTWVIDAIRPLILTGWSEALPQVAIALGVLAIFDALCLYGGARAFRRSVG, encoded by the coding sequence ATGAATGAGCAAATTCAAGAAGTACTTGCCCTGACCAATCGATGGGTCAAGCGATTGAGCCGGGAAAAGTTCAGTATGTTGTTTACGCTAATCCAGCCCATGCTGTTTTGGCTCATCTTTTTCGGCAACCTGTTTCAGCGAGCAGCCGACATACAGGTCGTTCAAGCCCCGAATTACATGAGTTTTCTTGCGGCCGGCGTTGTGGTGATGACCGTTCTCAATAACGGGCTGGCCGGTGGCGTAGACTTATTGTTTGACAAAGAAAACGGTTTTCTGGAACGACTGATGGCGACTCCCATCAGACGATCATCCGTGATCCTTAGCCGGTTTCTATTTGTAATGGCCATCACCGCCATGCAAATTCTGGTTATACTGGGCGTAGCCTTTTTATTCGGGGTGAGTGCGGAAACGGGGATTTTAGGGATCGCACTCATTCTGGTGATCGGCATGTTGTTTGGTGTCGGGCTCACCGCCATTTCCATGGCCATGGCGTTTTCGGTGAAAAGTCATGGAGATTTCTTCTCGGTGTTGGGCTTCCTCTCGCTTCCGATGATCTTTCTCAGTTCCGCGCTCGTACCCTTAGCGGCAATGCCGGGTTGGATGAAATCACTGGCATTTTTCAATCCGATGACCTGGGTCATTGATGCCATCCGGCCGTTGATTCTTACCGGTTGGAGCGAGGCGCTCCCTCAGGTCGCTATCGCCCTTGGAGTCCTCGCCATCTTTGACGCCCTGTGTCTCTATGGGGGTGCCCGCGCGTTCAGGCGTTCGGTCGGCTAA
- a CDS encoding ATP-binding cassette domain-containing protein: MSDAVAIEVKGLGKTYDTVTAVKNLSLSVMQGEIFGLLGPNGAGKSTTLRILITTLSPTSGTATIFGHDVAKEADTIRRMIGYVPQERAIDRFLTGREHLLLLADLYHLPKNEALTRIASLLKLVDLEEHADRVAKGYSGGMKRKLDIACGLLPNPKVLFLDEPTLGLDVQSRLNIWQYLRQLREQGMTIVMTTNYLDEADQLCDRIAIIDRGEIRAIGSPKDLKASLGGDGVWLTLGDPQPQVLETLSTALKALPFVRAIRPTSQGLDIRVDAPEKALPAILEATNRVGCLLEGIEYHRPRLDDVFVAHTGRSLKDQPPEPTT, encoded by the coding sequence ATGTCTGATGCCGTTGCCATTGAGGTTAAAGGGCTGGGGAAAACCTACGACACCGTGACCGCGGTCAAGAATCTTTCCCTCTCCGTCATGCAAGGAGAAATTTTCGGCCTTCTTGGACCCAACGGGGCAGGGAAAAGTACCACGCTTCGAATTTTAATTACGACTCTCAGTCCCACGTCCGGGACCGCAACCATTTTCGGACATGATGTCGCCAAAGAAGCCGATACCATTCGACGGATGATCGGCTACGTCCCGCAGGAACGGGCTATCGACCGCTTTCTTACCGGTCGGGAACATCTGCTGTTGCTTGCGGATCTCTATCATCTCCCAAAGAATGAAGCCCTCACCAGGATTGCATCGCTCCTGAAGCTGGTCGATCTGGAAGAACATGCCGATCGCGTAGCCAAAGGATATTCCGGTGGGATGAAACGCAAATTGGATATTGCCTGCGGCTTATTGCCCAATCCCAAGGTACTTTTTCTGGACGAACCCACACTCGGGCTTGACGTTCAAAGCCGCCTCAATATCTGGCAATACCTGCGACAATTGCGCGAGCAGGGCATGACCATCGTCATGACCACCAATTACCTGGATGAAGCCGACCAGCTTTGTGATCGAATTGCTATCATTGACCGCGGCGAAATCCGCGCCATTGGCTCTCCAAAGGATTTAAAGGCCAGCTTGGGTGGCGATGGCGTCTGGCTCACTCTTGGAGATCCCCAGCCTCAGGTGCTCGAAACCCTCTCAACCGCCTTAAAAGCCTTGCCCTTCGTGCGTGCGATTCGTCCCACGTCACAAGGGCTTGATATCCGGGTCGATGCTCCCGAGAAGGCATTGCCTGCTATTCTTGAAGCCACGAATCGAGTAGGATGTCTCCTCGAAGGAATCGAATATCATCGGCCAAGGCTGGACGACGTGTTTGTGGCTCACACAGGCCGGTCCCTCAAAGACCAACCCCCTGAACCCACGACTTAA
- a CDS encoding LON peptidase substrate-binding domain-containing protein, which yields MPIFPLPNVVFFPETYLPLHIFEPRYREMVQNASGQGDCIGMALLKDGWEDEYEADPPIYPIGCVGRIISSHKLADGRFNIVLQGLQRCTFEEQEVSTPYRQARIILNAQKGAPSLDTETRINLEQITQEYLTWKKAHELCQVIASGKLTDSILVHNLSAGLDLSPVEKQFLLESGHLIQQARRLIDLIRFKLADLRTAQG from the coding sequence GTGCCGATTTTTCCACTGCCCAACGTCGTCTTTTTCCCTGAAACCTATCTGCCGCTGCACATCTTTGAACCCCGTTACCGGGAAATGGTGCAAAACGCCTCCGGTCAGGGAGATTGCATTGGCATGGCTTTGCTCAAGGACGGTTGGGAAGACGAGTATGAAGCAGATCCCCCGATTTATCCCATCGGATGTGTGGGGCGAATTATCAGCTCACACAAACTGGCTGACGGTCGGTTTAACATTGTGTTGCAAGGCCTTCAGCGATGTACCTTTGAAGAGCAGGAGGTCTCAACTCCCTACCGCCAGGCCCGAATTATTCTGAATGCGCAAAAGGGAGCTCCCTCCCTGGACACCGAAACCCGCATCAATCTGGAGCAAATTACCCAAGAATATTTGACCTGGAAAAAGGCTCATGAGTTGTGTCAGGTGATCGCTTCTGGCAAACTCACGGATTCCATTCTTGTTCATAACCTTTCAGCCGGTCTTGATTTGTCACCCGTGGAAAAACAATTTTTACTTGAATCCGGCCATCTCATCCAGCAAGCTCGCCGCCTGATTGATCTCATCCGCTTTAAACTTGCCGATCTTCGAACGGCACAAGGATAA